The Terriglobia bacterium genomic sequence TTCAGGTTCGTGCTCTCGGCCGGTTAGGTTACACGAACTGGAGCGATTCCGCGCACCGCATGTCTCTCTAGTCGGCGGGAAATTCGCAGAGGGGGAAACTCTTCTCCCTCTGCGTTTTCTCTCCAATACCGGAGATCTACATGACACCGCGGAGCGCTAGCGCGATAGCGCTCAACCTCAATGAAACGCTGCGGCAAGGCAGCGATAACGACCGGCAAGCGAAACTCGACGCCCTGTTTCTGGAGCACTATGACTTTTTGTTTCGTGCGGCGAAAGCCGTCCTCCGGAAAAAGGACGATGCCTGCGACGTGATTCAGGACCTGTACCTGAAGTGTGCCGAGCGCGAGCTTCATCCGGACGCCATGAAGAATCCGAAAGCCTTCCTCCATCGAGCGGCGGTCAATATGGCTCTCGACTGGAAACGGTCCCGAAAACGCTGGAAGGCGGATCGAGTCGAGGACCTCGACCTCCCGGATGCGTCCACGGGACTCGCGAACGATAAGGTTCGCGAGAAACTGGAAGACCTCTTGGGAGGATTCAACCTCAAACCCGAAACGGTGCAGATCCTGATTCTGCATCATAACGAAGGCTACAGCGACGCGGAGATCGGCGATCTGCTGGGCGAAACCCGGTCGAAGATCGCGTCGATTTTGTCCCGGACGCATGCCAAATTGAGAAATGGCAAGGAGGATTTAGATGCTCAGGCGCAAGGACAACAATATAGACGAGATCATGGAGCGGTATCTGCCGCGCGCTTCCGAGGAGGAAGTCCGGTCGGCGCGTGATCGTTTTCTGGTCTTTCTTCGGGAGCGCCATGAACTGCTGGAGGCTCTCGATAACTTCAGGACGAAGGAGCCGGTGAACATTGCGATGGACTGACACCGCGGTGCAAATGCAAAACTACCAACCCGCCGCGCGTGCGGGTCGCCGGTGACCTACTGAGCCCAGTACCGGTACGCCTCGATCCACTCCCATCCTTTGGGCGGAGGCTCCGGCAATCGCAGATCTAAAATGGACAGCCTCTGCCTCTGTTGACCGCGCCGACACACCACAACGATATGATCGTCGTCTGTCAGATCGAGGCGCTCAACGGTGACCTGAGCTCCTAGCACGACGGTGTTGAACGGAAGAGTCAAATCATTTTCAAGCATGGTGTAAAAGCCGGTGACCTGTTCGGATTCGCCGTTAGCGTCGACAGTTGCCTCTTCCACCATGCGTTCGAGATCATCCTTCGAAGGTTTCGGCCGGCGCCTCGTAGACGTCTGTTTCGCGCTGTCTCCCTGCGGTTTCCGCGCTCTTTGTAAAGCCATTTGCCGTCCTCCCACGGGGGCCATTCTTCACAAGGGACTATGCGCCAATAACTGGACGAGATGGGTCCGGCGAGTCCGGCGCAGTGTTCCCGCAGAATCGTTATTGTCAGGCGGCAGGAAGAAACGTGCTGGTCGGTGGGAAACTTGGGAATTCCAGTCATCAACAGGTCCGGAAGCGCAGCTGTGCCGCCTTCGAACCACGAATGGATGGTCGCATTGAGACCCAGAGACCTGCTCGGACTAGTCCTGCCGCGATTTTGGAGCAACCGATGCATGAGGTTCGGCGGTCGAAATCACATCGTATAATATCCGACCATGTACGATGCTGAGACCCTGCAGGACATACACGCTCGCGCGCACGAGAGCCTGCATCGCGTGATTGTCTTCTGCGGCAACCTTACGGATGTCGAGTTGCGCCAGCCGTTGACCGGATTCGGTTTCTCCACAATTCTACGCCAGCTCGAACACACGATCGGCGCGGAGGTTTACTGGCAAACAGTCGTTACTAGAGGCTACGCCGAGGAAGCGAAACTGCCGAGTTTGCAGGATGTAGCCGCGATTGAGGCGTTCCGCCAGCAGACGGCATCCGCGACTCGGTCGTATCTCGGCAGCGCCAGCGAGACGGAGTTGAACTCGCCACGCCAGATGATCAGCGATCCAGGTCAAACGCGGCTGCTCCGACCGGCGGATGTGATCATGCGCATCGTGACGCATATCTTCAACCACCAGGGACAGGTACTGGCAATGTGCCGGACAATCGGCAAGCCAAACCGCAAATTTGATCTCGATTATCGCGTGGATTAAGGAATCACAGCCTTGAGCGGATACGACAATTGAGCACATCGTGGATTGCTAAAGTGCTTATTCCCACCCGGATCTACCTTCCCTTTTATAATCTGATCGAGGTCGTATGAGAACGCACGACACCAGAAAGAACGCAACCCTGAAGCCCGATGTCCTGGCGCTGTTGGCCGAACAGGCGCAAGCGGAGAACAAAACCGTAGACGATCTGCTCGACGAAGCGGCGCGCAGATCTCTGGAGACGAAGCGCACCATAGCGGAGATGGACTCGTTCATTGCCAGGAATCGTGCCGATGCGCGAGCGAAGGGCATCAAGAAATCCGACGTCGTCCGCCTGGTGAAAGAATCCCGCAAAGAAAATCGTACCCGCTGAGTGAACCGCCTCACGCCGGATTCAGAGGAGATGAACGCTCATGGAAAATCGCTCAACGCTTCCTTCACTTTACGCGCGCTGATCTTGGGCGAACCCTTGGGCGGGTCAAATACAATCAAACCATCCACTTCCCGGACAGGCGGCGCCACCGTGAGCCCCCGACGGACCAGATCCGAGACCGCTTTGCCGACCGAAATCCGGAGCGCCTCGGCCCGCTTGACGGCTTCGCCGAGCACATCATCGTCCAAGGTCAATGTTGTTCTCATTGGAAAATGATGCTGCAGAAGCCCATTGATGTCAATGACACGCAATTGCATCGAGTGGTTAAACGATGATCTCAATGGGAACTGGTGATCATTGGTTCGTGACGGTCTCGGGTCTCGAGTGCCTGGTCGAAACGGGCACTTGGTCCGGAATTTGGGTGGTCGCGCCATGACACTCCGGCAATCCAGTCATCTGTCCCCAATCCAGGTTGGCAGCAGGCTTGCTTTGAGCGACAGATATGATTTTCCTCGGGCTTTTGCTTCAGGCCGGTGTGGGTGGCGCCGTTCCATTCGCGTTTTTTCAGCCGACAGTAACGGTCAGCGTATCTCAGCAAGCCGTGCTGGATCGCGGTGATCCAGTTACTCAGATTCTTCCGGCGAGCGGAGCGGAGGATGCGGTCTTCACTGCCATATCCGCCTCAATCGATGACGGCCGGCTGATCGCCTGGGTGCGCCGGATCGACGATTTGAAAAAAAGCAAATACGTGCTCACGGTTCGCCGTTTTTCGGACCCGCCGCGGATTGAGGATCTGTCCGAGCTCAAATTAGATCCGGACGATATCGAAGACATACAGAAATGCCGCGCGGGAAACTGCCAGCTCAAATTATCTGCCGCAGAAATGACGCAATTACGTGAGGCCGCCCGGGCGCGGAGCAATGCGTCCGCGGCGATTGAGGAAACCTTCCGCCGCTTAATTCTGGAACGGGTCCAGCTCTACCTCAAAAGTGGTCATGTTCCGCCATACGAGGACAAGCATGTACCGGTGCACCCGGAAATACGTTTCGATGCTCTTTTGGACCACACGGCGTTTCTGACTACGCACGTTCCGGAACTGAATGGCTACTTCAGGAGCTATCCATTGAAGCCTGTGGCAGGACTTGAGTCGTTCTTCTACTGGTCAAAGGAACGGGTTGCCGGCAAAGCAATCATCAGTGTGACTCAGGTAAATATCGTCCGTTATCAGAGGACCGGAGTGCCGGATGTGCTGGTGGTGAACAGGGATATCTACTCTTCGCACTATATCGATGCGTCTCTCAGTTTGACCGCCCTGACGGCTGCCAGCACGGAGAACCACAATTACCTGGTCTATATCAATCGGACGGACGTCGACATTCTGCACGGCGTCCTCGAAACCTTCATTCGAAAAGCAATGCATCACCGCATACGGGAGGGCGCCACCGATGAGATTGAGACCTACAAACAACGCATGGAAAGCGGCGATCCTCCACCCGTAGAACCCGCAAACGGCGCATCCGGCGAACTCACTGCCAGACCCACCAAGCGCTTTATAGAGTTTGAATAAGAGTTGAAATATTTCGAGGTTATCTTCGCCATGTCCGTACTTTAGCAAGGATTTAAATCCTTACCGCAAAAGCGAGGGTGCTCTCGAACGTGGCTCACTCTCTTTACAGTCCCCGCACAACCCGTAAATTTGCAGCCGGTGATCAAGCACTTTGAAGTTGAGCTGTTCTGACGCCTCATCATGCCGCGTCTCGACTTTTTGAGGTGCTATCGCCGATCACCGTTCGACGGCGTTTCTCCCCGGCGGTTTGAGGCATATCGGGGAGTTTGTTGAACTCGAGCGGCCCGCGGAGGCTTTGGACTGAACCTCCTGAAGTAAATCCAGCCGTAGATGCCCCATGCGGCGCAGATCGCAAGTGCGATAAAGGGCTCTCGCGCGCTCATCTCCGGAACCATGAGAGGGCCCATAAGGTAGAACGATATGCAAATCAGGTTTGCAAGAACTCCAAACGCCGGAATGAACACGTGTTTAAAGCTGTTCGATGTTTGGTGTTCGCGGCACGCGATGATCGCCAGCAAGCAGGTCATCAGATACAGCAGAAGCGTTCCGAAGTTGCTGACGAGAGCCACAACCAGGATGCTCTGCGGGATGTTGACAGCCAAATCGTGGTGAAACAGGCCGAAGCTGTACCAGAAGTTGTGCGGCAAAGCATTGATCACATCATCTTTGAGTGCAGCAGGACCGCAGAAAACGAAGATAACGGAAGCAATCCCAATGAAGGCGGCAACCACGCCAAGCATCCAGATGGTCCGGCGGGGCGTCAAGATTTGGCCCTGAACCATCCCGGACTGTTCCGGCGCTTGTCTGTCGCGCCCCATGACGTACGTGACTCTTGCCGCAATGTTCATGGAAGAGAGCGTCGTTCCGACAAGGGCCAGGA encodes the following:
- a CDS encoding antitoxin, coding for MRTTLTLDDDVLGEAVKRAEALRISVGKAVSDLVRRGLTVAPPVREVDGLIVFDPPKGSPKISARKVKEALSDFP
- a CDS encoding sigma-70 family RNA polymerase sigma factor; protein product: MTPRSASAIALNLNETLRQGSDNDRQAKLDALFLEHYDFLFRAAKAVLRKKDDACDVIQDLYLKCAERELHPDAMKNPKAFLHRAAVNMALDWKRSRKRWKADRVEDLDLPDASTGLANDKVREKLEDLLGGFNLKPETVQILILHHNEGYSDAEIGDLLGETRSKIASILSRTHAKLRNGKEDLDAQAQGQQYRRDHGAVSAARFRGGSPVGA
- a CDS encoding calcium-binding protein; translation: MALQRARKPQGDSAKQTSTRRRPKPSKDDLERMVEEATVDANGESEQVTGFYTMLENDLTLPFNTVVLGAQVTVERLDLTDDDHIVVVCRRGQQRQRLSILDLRLPEPPPKGWEWIEAYRYWAQ
- a CDS encoding DinB family protein: MYDAETLQDIHARAHESLHRVIVFCGNLTDVELRQPLTGFGFSTILRQLEHTIGAEVYWQTVVTRGYAEEAKLPSLQDVAAIEAFRQQTASATRSYLGSASETELNSPRQMISDPGQTRLLRPADVIMRIVTHIFNHQGQVLAMCRTIGKPNRKFDLDYRVD